A part of Microbulbifer sp. MI-G genomic DNA contains:
- a CDS encoding TonB-dependent receptor plug domain-containing protein — translation MQTHRKFLAIAIAAAAGHSGLLHGQSQDNTGDTSLEEVVVTGSRIQRSTFDTPSPTTVIDKESIKMSGELNLNEVLSTMPQFGEGFDATSGSYSFGNSGLNALDMRDLGVIRTLSLVNGHRPVQITTDGNTMVTEIGMIPSELVERVEVLTGGASAVYGADAVAGVVNFILKDNYQGKSLRTQLGASQEGGGETGGVTFTLGENFANNRGNLAFSLDYFEQKPLLFRERDSAAGRTRYIPNPDNTGPEDGIPDFIIHNNITYPDFNISGNVFGMWNEEYQGIDWYEIEDSTVRLRTPASAISQGWMATDGSGFDPNAYNFARSPFERLNGYSRVTFEISDHTQLSADLMYSNTKSYDEIDPDFIWGTWVSLDDLDVNGIVVPDAVQQVLADYEDSSLQIPYTFTSAGPRWHKNEREYLAVSATLEGEFDNGWRWDTYLNSGYTDAVLTRGNNLRYDRIDTGTFTLIGPCVEQGNCPDFSPFTQASDAVNDYVMTSHDTTTNVTQHSFAANLTGDLFELPGGIVKFGAGLESRYESLDYQPSELWQSGLLSSQQTSIDDKSRSVREVYAELLVPLFAELPLMESLEFETAVRAAEYSTEAANFTSWKTGMNWALNSSVRFRSVYSLAVRAPQLGEMFLGTSIGYSDLTDPCDSDEIDGGPADGRRAENCAALGIAEGWDSNLKGQRGRVVSQGNETLREEEATTFTAGFVFTPTFAEGLNISVDYYDIDLTDMIVRFGANNTLALCVDSESINNDFCDQVSRLANGDVEAVRDTFINADGSRRIGIDIEVDYQFSLYDMIGVPGDLRFNLVANRQLESSYTATNNLTGEAETTDYLGEFGVPEWKADFTSTYYLDTITLRVTAKYTQGGPIDLDGRHERYENSVVEDSLYFNFWSGYQASNAVQLYLGVNNLSNETWTDHPYTSYGSANYSLLGRYLYAGASLTF, via the coding sequence TCCCAGGACAACACCGGCGATACAAGCCTTGAGGAAGTGGTTGTGACCGGTTCGCGTATCCAGCGCAGTACCTTCGATACGCCCTCACCCACTACCGTGATCGACAAAGAGTCCATCAAAATGAGTGGGGAGCTGAACCTTAATGAAGTGCTGTCCACCATGCCCCAGTTCGGCGAGGGATTTGATGCAACCTCCGGTAGCTATTCTTTTGGTAATTCCGGGTTGAATGCCCTGGATATGCGCGATCTGGGCGTCATACGCACCCTGTCACTGGTCAATGGGCACCGCCCTGTACAAATCACCACCGATGGCAATACCATGGTGACAGAAATCGGTATGATCCCCAGCGAACTTGTGGAGCGTGTTGAAGTACTCACCGGCGGTGCCTCTGCGGTATATGGCGCAGATGCGGTGGCGGGTGTGGTCAATTTCATCCTGAAGGATAATTACCAGGGCAAGTCCCTTCGTACTCAACTGGGCGCCTCACAAGAGGGTGGCGGCGAAACCGGAGGGGTCACGTTTACGCTCGGTGAAAATTTTGCCAACAATCGGGGTAACCTGGCGTTCTCGCTGGATTACTTCGAGCAGAAACCGCTGCTTTTTCGCGAGCGTGATAGCGCAGCCGGTCGCACTCGCTATATTCCCAATCCAGACAATACCGGTCCTGAGGACGGCATTCCGGATTTTATTATCCATAACAACATCACCTACCCGGACTTTAATATTTCCGGCAATGTGTTCGGCATGTGGAATGAGGAATATCAGGGTATTGACTGGTATGAGATCGAAGACAGCACGGTTCGACTCAGAACACCGGCTTCGGCGATCTCCCAGGGTTGGATGGCAACCGATGGCAGCGGGTTTGATCCAAACGCCTATAACTTTGCCCGCAGTCCATTTGAGCGGCTGAACGGCTACAGCCGTGTTACCTTTGAAATTTCAGACCACACACAACTGTCTGCTGATCTGATGTATTCCAATACCAAGTCTTATGACGAAATTGACCCGGATTTTATTTGGGGTACCTGGGTTTCACTGGATGACCTTGACGTCAATGGAATAGTGGTTCCCGACGCCGTGCAACAGGTTCTTGCAGACTACGAAGACAGCTCGCTGCAGATACCCTATACCTTCACGAGTGCGGGCCCCCGCTGGCACAAGAATGAACGTGAATATCTCGCGGTCAGTGCAACCCTGGAAGGTGAATTTGACAACGGTTGGCGCTGGGATACCTATTTAAACAGTGGTTACACAGATGCAGTGCTCACTCGGGGCAATAACCTGCGCTATGACCGTATCGATACCGGTACGTTTACCCTGATTGGCCCCTGTGTTGAACAGGGTAACTGCCCGGATTTTTCTCCCTTTACCCAGGCGTCCGATGCGGTCAACGATTACGTGATGACCAGCCACGACACCACCACAAATGTTACTCAACATTCCTTTGCCGCTAATCTTACCGGTGATTTATTTGAGTTGCCCGGGGGGATAGTGAAGTTCGGTGCAGGTCTAGAATCCCGCTATGAAAGCCTCGACTACCAGCCCTCCGAACTCTGGCAATCCGGCCTGCTCAGTTCACAGCAAACATCCATTGATGATAAGAGTCGTTCTGTCCGCGAAGTGTATGCTGAGCTCCTGGTGCCATTATTCGCTGAGCTGCCCCTGATGGAATCATTGGAATTTGAAACTGCCGTGCGCGCTGCCGAATACTCTACAGAAGCGGCCAATTTCACCAGTTGGAAAACCGGCATGAACTGGGCATTGAATAGCAGTGTGCGGTTCAGAAGTGTCTACTCTCTCGCAGTACGAGCACCGCAGTTGGGTGAAATGTTCCTCGGTACGAGTATCGGTTATTCTGATCTGACAGACCCCTGTGATTCCGATGAAATCGATGGCGGACCCGCTGACGGTAGGCGTGCAGAAAACTGTGCTGCACTTGGTATCGCCGAAGGCTGGGACTCCAACCTGAAAGGTCAGCGCGGCCGGGTAGTCTCACAGGGCAATGAGACACTTCGTGAAGAAGAAGCCACCACGTTTACCGCAGGCTTTGTATTCACACCCACGTTCGCGGAGGGCTTGAATATTTCTGTGGACTATTACGATATCGATCTCACAGATATGATTGTGCGATTCGGAGCCAATAACACCCTGGCTTTATGTGTGGATTCGGAAAGTATTAATAACGACTTCTGCGACCAGGTGAGTCGGCTCGCCAATGGCGATGTGGAAGCTGTGCGAGATACGTTTATCAACGCAGACGGGTCCCGCCGCATCGGTATTGATATCGAAGTCGATTATCAGTTCAGCCTGTATGATATGATCGGTGTGCCCGGTGACCTGCGTTTTAACCTCGTGGCGAACCGACAGCTGGAGAGTTCTTATACCGCTACCAATAACCTCACCGGTGAAGCGGAAACCACCGACTACCTGGGAGAGTTCGGAGTCCCTGAGTGGAAGGCTGATTTCACCAGTACCTACTATCTCGATACGATCACTCTACGTGTGACAGCCAAATACACACAAGGTGGCCCCATTGATCTGGACGGACGGCACGAACGGTATGAGAACAGTGTTGTTGAGGACTCCCTGTACTTCAATTTTTGGTCTGGGTATCAGGCTAGCAATGCGGTCCAGCTTTATCTCGGGGTGAACAATCTCAGCAATGAAACCTGGACCGACCACCCCTATACCTCCTATGGATCAGCCAATTACTCATTGCTTGGCCGCTACCTTTACGCAGGAGCCAGTCTGACATTCTGA
- a CDS encoding TonB-dependent receptor has product MKSCSFPCRLLSAAVISVMAVAPVTFAQETSTAIRGSVTDGDGQPVDNARITVIHTPSNSRREILSSESGRFSLNGLRVGGPYSIRVESDEDEQVLNDIYLTLGAPLTLPIDLGNADLQPNDIEEVVVFADAEIYTNRGSSSVFGEDQIANSATFNRDLKDVIRSNPLAVVSPDGVELSIAGTNPKYNSFTIDSVGINDTFGLQSNGYPTNRPPISLDAVGQISISYTPFDARKGKFSGGNINAVTKSGTNAFIGSAFFESVPWAGTARDDSLTDDGSVTEYDIDSEEETYGATFSGALIQDKLFFFTAYEKWEEDVVFNYNLDTLEGHDVDQDELSRVLSIMRDVYGVNDSAGSAPSPDSDKKLLVKLDWNISDNHRADFTYSSQESRAARNYTDSDDTLNLSSNLWSQAQDNTFYTAHLFSDWSDGFSTEVNLSYKEFEQASLTNSVWGEVNIRTANGTIVAGQDENRHANELANEVWNFGMHGIYMAGDIQYRFGVEIEDTWNYNLYGRDAAGTWSFDSIDEFENRQVASLEYGNAYTNNIQDIAYDVNGITYTLYGDATLEPFADFELVAGLRYETLSIDSAPNRNRNFEETYGYTNTENLDGRDIWLPRVGFTWRLRDELTLRGGVGRYSGGIPLVWVANAYTNDGTTKDSVYLTNLNPNVVDFTRVPQVAMDALAPGAGSTNSIDPDFELPSDWRYQLAADYAFDIPGLGENFNWTSELTYVERENAVYWRDLSRVDNGKRVGDRIIWDNIYAGTEFEGNYDLELTNVDSGGRSITWSTALNKVFDNGLTFNLSYTHQDISEINPGTSSTAESNYQFEVVESRGLPLEGTAYYEIEHRFVLNLGYRQEFVPGYATNVNLFLERRSGRPFSWTLGAFRDDDLGDQPSFDDSDIYLPYIPSGADDATMDFESGLGYAEIVAIAQQAGVAGSAGGFVDKYSDTMPWVTTMDLAITQEIPGFLPGHRGMIYLTIDNFANLLNDDWGKVYDLEFPQQILFDYDVNENGQYIYYEPFGGLNTNNFERFQVEQSTWRVKLGLKYTF; this is encoded by the coding sequence ATGAAATCGTGCTCTTTTCCTTGCAGGCTCTTATCTGCCGCAGTGATCTCGGTGATGGCTGTTGCACCTGTGACCTTTGCCCAGGAAACCAGCACGGCGATCCGCGGTAGCGTGACCGATGGCGATGGCCAACCTGTGGATAATGCCAGGATCACCGTTATCCATACCCCCTCCAACAGCCGCCGTGAAATCCTTTCCAGTGAATCCGGTCGCTTCAGCCTCAACGGCCTGCGTGTCGGTGGTCCCTACAGTATCCGTGTGGAATCCGATGAGGACGAACAGGTCCTGAATGACATCTACCTGACTTTGGGGGCCCCTCTCACTCTGCCTATCGATCTGGGCAATGCAGACCTTCAGCCGAACGACATTGAGGAGGTGGTCGTATTCGCCGATGCCGAGATCTACACCAACCGCGGTTCCAGCAGTGTATTCGGCGAAGACCAGATCGCCAATTCGGCCACGTTCAACCGTGACCTCAAGGATGTGATCCGTTCCAATCCACTGGCGGTTGTCAGCCCGGATGGGGTGGAACTGAGCATCGCCGGTACCAATCCCAAGTACAACTCATTCACCATCGACAGTGTGGGCATTAACGATACCTTCGGTCTTCAATCCAATGGCTACCCGACCAACCGCCCACCCATTTCCCTGGACGCGGTGGGGCAGATTTCCATTTCCTATACGCCCTTCGATGCCCGCAAAGGAAAATTCAGCGGTGGCAACATCAATGCCGTAACCAAATCCGGCACCAATGCGTTCATTGGCAGCGCCTTTTTCGAATCCGTCCCCTGGGCGGGAACCGCCCGAGACGACAGCTTGACTGATGACGGCTCAGTAACCGAGTACGATATCGATAGCGAGGAGGAAACCTATGGCGCTACTTTTAGTGGCGCATTGATTCAGGACAAGTTGTTCTTCTTCACTGCCTATGAAAAATGGGAAGAGGATGTCGTATTCAATTACAATCTGGACACATTGGAAGGCCACGATGTCGATCAGGATGAGTTGTCGCGTGTGCTGAGCATTATGCGGGATGTCTATGGTGTGAATGATTCAGCGGGCTCGGCGCCGAGCCCGGACAGCGATAAAAAGCTGCTGGTAAAACTGGACTGGAATATCAGTGACAATCACCGGGCTGACTTCACCTATAGCAGTCAGGAAAGTCGCGCTGCTCGCAATTATACCGACAGCGATGATACGCTTAACCTGTCGTCCAACCTTTGGAGCCAGGCCCAGGACAATACCTTCTACACTGCACACCTCTTCTCCGACTGGAGCGACGGCTTCAGCACAGAAGTCAACTTGTCCTATAAAGAGTTTGAACAGGCTTCCCTGACCAACTCCGTCTGGGGCGAAGTCAATATCAGAACTGCCAATGGCACCATCGTTGCCGGCCAGGATGAGAACCGTCATGCTAACGAACTGGCTAATGAAGTGTGGAATTTCGGTATGCACGGCATCTACATGGCCGGTGACATCCAGTATCGTTTTGGTGTGGAAATTGAAGATACCTGGAATTATAACCTTTACGGCCGCGACGCAGCCGGTACCTGGAGCTTCGATAGCATCGACGAATTCGAAAACCGTCAAGTGGCCAGTCTGGAGTACGGCAATGCCTATACCAACAATATCCAGGACATCGCCTACGACGTAAATGGCATCACTTACACCTTATACGGCGACGCTACTCTGGAGCCCTTTGCCGACTTTGAACTGGTTGCCGGTCTGCGTTACGAAACCCTCAGTATTGACAGTGCGCCCAATCGCAACAGAAATTTCGAAGAAACCTACGGCTACACCAATACGGAAAACCTGGATGGCCGTGATATCTGGTTGCCGCGCGTCGGCTTCACCTGGAGACTGCGTGACGAGCTGACCCTGCGTGGTGGCGTCGGCCGTTACAGTGGCGGCATACCGCTGGTGTGGGTCGCCAATGCCTATACCAACGACGGCACTACCAAGGACTCCGTCTACCTCACCAACCTGAACCCGAACGTCGTGGACTTTACCAGAGTACCACAAGTAGCCATGGACGCCTTGGCGCCAGGCGCCGGCAGTACCAACAGCATAGATCCGGATTTCGAGCTACCTTCGGACTGGCGCTACCAGCTGGCCGCCGACTACGCCTTTGATATTCCCGGCCTTGGCGAGAACTTTAACTGGACCAGCGAGTTGACCTATGTGGAGCGGGAAAATGCTGTTTACTGGCGCGACCTGTCACGGGTGGACAATGGCAAGCGCGTCGGAGATCGTATCATCTGGGACAATATTTACGCCGGTACCGAGTTCGAGGGCAATTACGACCTGGAGTTGACCAATGTGGACAGCGGGGGTCGCAGCATTACCTGGTCCACGGCCTTGAACAAGGTGTTTGATAACGGCCTCACTTTCAATTTGTCCTATACCCACCAGGACATTAGCGAGATTAATCCGGGCACCAGCTCTACTGCGGAGTCTAACTATCAATTTGAAGTGGTGGAAAGTCGCGGCCTGCCGCTGGAAGGTACCGCCTATTATGAGATTGAACACCGTTTTGTGCTGAACCTGGGTTATCGGCAGGAGTTTGTGCCAGGTTATGCCACTAACGTCAATCTTTTCCTGGAGCGCCGTTCCGGGCGTCCCTTCTCCTGGACACTGGGTGCCTTCAGGGACGATGATCTCGGTGACCAGCCGAGCTTTGATGATTCGGACATCTACCTCCCCTATATTCCCTCCGGTGCCGACGATGCCACAATGGACTTCGAAAGCGGCCTGGGTTATGCGGAAATTGTAGCGATTGCCCAGCAGGCGGGTGTGGCCGGCTCCGCCGGAGGCTTTGTTGACAAGTACTCCGACACCATGCCTTGGGTAACCACCATGGATCTGGCCATTACTCAGGAAATACCCGGCTTCCTACCGGGACATCGCGGTATGATTTACCTGACCATAGACAACTTCGCCAATCTGCTGAACGACGACTGGGGCAAGGTGTACGATCTGGAATTCCCGCAGCAGATCCTGTTTGACTACGACGTGAACGAAAACGGCCAGTACATCTACTATGAGCCCTTCGGTGGTCTGAATACCAACAATTTCGAACGCTTTCAGGTTGAGCAATCCACCTGGCGTGTGAAACTGGGGCTGAAATACACCTTCTGA
- the ushA gene encoding bifunctional UDP-sugar hydrolase/5'-nucleotidase UshA, whose protein sequence is MATQKQYRQGIRFCTTLLATMLLWFGLAYKVHSAQDNSTICLTLLHTNDNHGRFWHNQHGEYGMAARKTLVEQIRAEVAAEGCYTLLLSGGDVNTGVPESDMQDAEPDFKGMSSMGYDAMAVGNHEFDNPLEVIRKQQRWSSFDFLSANIYDSAGERLFKPYKIFDKGGMRVAVVGLITQSTDKIGNPQYVKAFSFVLPEKEMGRLMPKLQEEADLVIALTHMGHDIHSVGTDVALARAVDGIDIIVGGHSQQPVCTDSRGELVANYQPGAPCKPDFENNTWIMQAHEWGKYVGRADFIVGKDAVQLVDYRLIPVNLKTSQSNKQAFVQSRIKPDEDLQAFLQKFHNKGGAALRKVITRAERTFDRRDKRAFPNVSPLGSLITRAFREFTRADIAITNSGGIRDNLYKGDVTVKSLMQVMPFANTVGYVELDGRELRQYLEAIALLPRNERGIQFSGISLTGDGNLSIGDDQRPLDPDRVYRLATNSFLAAGGDGYPPLLGMPTYVDSGVVDFTTVRQLLAGRESISPEEF, encoded by the coding sequence ATGGCCACGCAGAAACAATATCGGCAGGGTATACGCTTTTGTACAACACTCTTGGCAACAATGTTGCTGTGGTTTGGTCTTGCGTACAAGGTACACTCAGCGCAAGACAATTCAACCATCTGCCTGACCCTGTTGCACACCAACGACAACCACGGCCGCTTCTGGCACAACCAGCACGGCGAGTATGGTATGGCCGCGCGCAAAACGCTGGTTGAACAAATCCGCGCGGAGGTCGCAGCCGAGGGCTGCTATACCTTACTGCTCTCGGGCGGCGATGTGAATACCGGCGTACCGGAATCCGATATGCAGGATGCCGAACCAGATTTTAAAGGCATGAGCAGTATGGGCTACGACGCCATGGCAGTCGGCAATCATGAGTTTGACAACCCGCTTGAGGTCATCAGGAAACAGCAGCGCTGGTCGAGCTTCGACTTCCTCTCGGCGAACATCTATGACAGCGCTGGTGAGCGGCTGTTCAAGCCCTACAAGATTTTCGACAAGGGGGGGATGCGTGTCGCCGTTGTTGGCCTGATCACCCAGTCCACCGATAAAATTGGCAACCCACAGTACGTGAAAGCGTTCAGTTTTGTCCTACCGGAAAAGGAGATGGGGCGGCTGATGCCAAAGCTGCAAGAAGAGGCCGACCTGGTCATTGCGCTGACCCATATGGGTCACGACATACATTCAGTTGGTACCGACGTCGCTCTCGCTAGGGCGGTGGATGGTATCGATATCATTGTGGGCGGCCATTCCCAGCAACCGGTGTGCACCGATAGCCGGGGCGAACTGGTTGCAAATTACCAGCCGGGCGCCCCCTGCAAGCCCGACTTTGAAAATAATACCTGGATAATGCAGGCGCATGAATGGGGCAAATACGTCGGCCGGGCGGACTTTATTGTCGGCAAGGACGCCGTTCAATTGGTTGACTACCGCCTGATACCGGTCAACCTGAAAACATCTCAAAGCAATAAACAGGCGTTCGTGCAATCCAGAATCAAGCCCGACGAGGATCTGCAGGCCTTTCTGCAGAAATTTCACAATAAAGGCGGTGCTGCCCTGCGCAAGGTCATTACTCGCGCCGAGCGGACCTTTGATCGCCGTGACAAACGCGCATTCCCCAACGTCAGCCCACTGGGCAGCCTGATTACCCGAGCATTCAGGGAGTTTACCCGTGCCGATATTGCCATCACCAACAGTGGCGGCATTCGCGATAACCTGTATAAAGGTGACGTCACCGTCAAATCGCTGATGCAGGTGATGCCCTTTGCCAATACCGTGGGCTATGTGGAACTCGATGGCAGGGAGCTGCGCCAGTACCTGGAGGCTATTGCGCTGTTGCCCCGCAATGAGCGAGGAATTCAGTTTAGCGGCATATCCTTGACCGGCGATGGTAATCTCTCTATCGGCGATGACCAGCGGCCCCTCGACCCCGACCGGGTCTACCGGCTGGCCACCAACAGTTTTCTGGCAGCGGGCGGTGACGGCTATCCGCCCCTGTTGGGCATGCCCACTTACGTAGATAGTGGCGTTGTGGATTTCACCACAGTGCGGCAACTGCTGGCAGGGCGCGAAAGCATATCCCCTGAGGAATTTTGA
- a CDS encoding immunoglobulin-like domain-containing protein — MFKQKFLKIAFSAAIIAIGATAQANSAAMVNPAGSVVVGYWHNWCDGGGYQGGNAPCVTLDAIDPMYNVVNVAFMKVFNTSAGRIPTFQLDLSIGLSEQQFIDQISELNGEGRSVLIALGGADAHIELRAGDEQPFADEIIRLTDRYGFDGLDIDLEQAAITAADNQIVIPAALRIVKDHYRAQGKNFLITMAPEFPYLTTGGRYVPYIEHLEGYYDWINPQFYNQGGDGIWVEGVGWIAQNNDALKEEFIYYISDALVNGTRGFHKIPHDKLVFGIPSNNDAAATGFVRDPQKLYNAFGRLNSQGQGLRGVMTWSINWDMGTDASGNLYNEQFIKDYGPFIHSHSPTPPPPVEGKPVFKGVQNARTLQGRLFDALAGVSVRDFEDGDLTGIIRVDGYVDTHTIGTYALTYHATDSDNNTTSVVRSVEVYSLKPELLGVASTIILLNTPFDAMSGITASDAEDGDLTAAVQVSGFVNTAIAGVYTLTYSVTDSAGQTVTAERKVTVSDGSSCASPWKSNVTYVQGDAVSHSGIQWVAGWWTRGEEPGTTGEWGVWREVTDSSCGSGNEPASDAEISVSAVAAEYTVDNGRVNLSVHVAVNQTMDLEVRITDQGGTAVSNHNLSVASTAHLPLIINNAEAGLYTLEVTGTTATGKTINYNTSFVVKAGGDTSPPGEYPLYDRNASYTAGEIVTGSDSALYQCKPWPYSGWCSNAVYAPGSSMHWQDAWTKL; from the coding sequence ATGTTCAAACAAAAATTTTTAAAAATTGCTTTTTCTGCAGCAATTATTGCGATAGGCGCTACGGCACAGGCCAACAGTGCGGCCATGGTCAACCCAGCCGGCAGTGTTGTGGTCGGATACTGGCACAACTGGTGTGATGGTGGAGGATACCAGGGAGGAAATGCACCTTGTGTCACCTTGGATGCAATTGATCCGATGTACAATGTGGTGAATGTTGCTTTCATGAAAGTTTTCAATACCTCTGCCGGGCGTATTCCCACCTTTCAGCTGGACCTGAGCATTGGCCTTTCAGAACAGCAGTTTATTGATCAGATTAGTGAGCTTAACGGCGAAGGGCGTTCGGTTCTGATCGCTCTGGGCGGAGCGGATGCTCATATTGAATTAAGGGCAGGTGACGAACAGCCTTTCGCAGATGAAATCATCCGCCTGACTGATCGCTACGGTTTTGATGGCCTGGATATCGACCTGGAACAAGCAGCCATCACCGCTGCGGATAATCAGATCGTGATTCCAGCCGCATTACGTATTGTTAAAGACCACTACAGGGCGCAGGGTAAGAACTTTCTGATCACTATGGCACCTGAATTTCCTTATTTGACCACCGGTGGCAGGTATGTGCCCTATATTGAACACCTAGAAGGCTACTACGACTGGATTAACCCCCAGTTTTACAATCAGGGTGGAGATGGTATCTGGGTTGAAGGTGTTGGCTGGATTGCCCAGAATAACGATGCGTTGAAAGAGGAATTCATTTATTACATTTCAGACGCTCTGGTAAACGGCACTCGCGGCTTCCACAAAATTCCACACGACAAGCTGGTGTTCGGTATTCCTTCCAATAATGATGCGGCAGCTACTGGTTTTGTTCGAGATCCCCAAAAACTGTACAACGCTTTTGGGCGCCTTAATTCACAGGGTCAGGGCCTCCGTGGTGTCATGACCTGGTCTATCAATTGGGATATGGGCACCGATGCATCGGGTAATCTCTATAATGAACAGTTTATCAAAGACTACGGCCCCTTTATCCACAGTCACTCACCGACTCCGCCACCACCAGTGGAAGGCAAGCCTGTTTTTAAAGGGGTTCAGAATGCCCGTACTCTGCAGGGGCGTTTATTTGATGCCCTGGCGGGCGTGAGTGTCAGGGATTTTGAAGATGGTGATCTCACTGGTATTATTCGGGTTGATGGCTATGTAGATACCCATACCATCGGTACCTATGCACTCACATATCATGCAACAGATAGTGACAATAATACGACTTCTGTTGTTCGCTCCGTCGAAGTGTATAGTCTAAAGCCGGAGCTTCTCGGTGTTGCCAGCACGATTATCCTGTTAAATACTCCGTTTGATGCAATGAGCGGTATTACTGCCAGTGATGCTGAAGACGGTGACTTGACAGCTGCCGTACAGGTGTCTGGTTTTGTAAATACAGCCATTGCTGGTGTATACACACTCACCTATTCTGTTACCGACAGTGCGGGCCAAACCGTAACTGCTGAGCGGAAAGTGACTGTGTCCGACGGCTCTAGCTGTGCCAGCCCTTGGAAATCCAATGTCACTTATGTACAAGGTGATGCCGTCTCTCACAGCGGTATTCAGTGGGTGGCTGGCTGGTGGACCAGGGGTGAGGAGCCTGGAACCACCGGAGAATGGGGGGTGTGGCGTGAGGTGACCGACAGCTCTTGCGGCAGCGGTAATGAACCAGCGTCTGATGCAGAGATAAGCGTTTCAGCTGTTGCTGCTGAGTACACTGTGGACAATGGCAGGGTAAACCTGTCTGTGCATGTTGCTGTCAACCAAACGATGGATCTGGAGGTCAGAATTACTGATCAGGGTGGCACTGCGGTCAGCAATCACAACCTATCGGTTGCCAGCACCGCGCACCTACCACTGATCATCAATAACGCAGAGGCCGGTCTCTATACACTGGAGGTGACAGGTACAACTGCAACTGGCAAAACGATAAACTATAATACCAGCTTTGTTGTTAAAGCTGGCGGCGATACCAGTCCTCCGGGTGAGTATCCACTGTACGATAGAAATGCCAGCTACACTGCGGGCGAAATCGTGACTGGAAGCGACAGTGCTTTGTATCAGTGCAAGCCATGGCCTTATTCTGGCTGGTGTTCAAACGCCGTGTATGCACCAGGCAGCAGTATGCACTGGCAAGATGCCTGGACCAAGCTTTAA
- a CDS encoding MFS transporter, translating into MEVFERLAWYGFFTLSSLYMTNSVRQGGLGLSDAQRGTIQGVIPFLLYLLPVFTGALGDRYGYKRMFLVAFAIMTPSYYLLGQVSGFWPFFVVLLLVAVGAAIFKPLVVATVSRTTDHHNRALGFGIFYTMVNVGGFVGPVVAGVVKGFSWDWIFSVAACWIAVNFLLLLFYREPCPTAPVQQLRQGKSQPDLQPEQNIFKEIVQVLRNRRFVLYLLIMSGFWTCYNQLFLTLPLYIRDYVDTAPLLARVEAFSPTIAKSISEGTPGKISPEFIIAFNFASILSLQIAISQLSRRLASLHVLISGTCVIAASFLWMGFGPAFGGTGIVLAVVVFSVGEMLTSPKSQEYVAECMPSTQAALFMGYYFLSMALGFLVAGLLSGWGYGYLAKELGKPEWMWGGFAALSVCCAGALLWYRVRILSQTLKAADNHQFRQDLCK; encoded by the coding sequence ATGGAAGTTTTTGAGCGGCTGGCGTGGTATGGATTCTTTACCCTCTCATCGCTCTATATGACCAACAGTGTGAGACAAGGTGGGCTGGGGCTCAGCGATGCACAGCGGGGCACGATTCAGGGCGTGATTCCATTCCTGTTGTACCTGCTCCCGGTATTCACCGGCGCGCTGGGTGATCGTTATGGTTACAAGCGCATGTTCCTCGTGGCCTTCGCCATCATGACACCAAGCTATTACCTGCTTGGCCAGGTATCGGGTTTCTGGCCATTCTTTGTCGTTTTGCTGTTAGTGGCCGTGGGTGCGGCCATTTTCAAACCACTGGTGGTTGCGACGGTAAGCCGGACCACGGATCACCACAACCGTGCACTGGGTTTTGGGATTTTTTACACCATGGTCAATGTAGGCGGTTTTGTAGGTCCGGTGGTGGCAGGTGTTGTGAAGGGCTTCAGCTGGGACTGGATATTCTCCGTTGCCGCCTGCTGGATCGCGGTCAATTTTCTCTTATTGCTGTTTTACCGTGAGCCCTGCCCCACCGCACCTGTACAGCAGCTGCGGCAAGGGAAATCTCAACCGGATTTACAACCCGAGCAGAATATCTTCAAAGAGATTGTGCAGGTTCTGAGAAACCGGCGATTTGTGCTCTATCTGCTTATCATGTCTGGATTCTGGACCTGCTATAACCAGCTTTTCCTGACCCTGCCTCTGTACATTCGCGACTACGTAGATACTGCACCGCTGCTGGCCAGGGTTGAGGCATTTAGCCCAACCATTGCCAAGAGTATCAGCGAGGGAACCCCTGGGAAAATCAGTCCGGAATTTATCATCGCTTTCAATTTCGCCAGCATTCTGAGTTTACAGATCGCAATCAGCCAACTGAGTAGAAGACTGGCCTCCCTCCACGTGCTGATCTCCGGAACCTGCGTAATAGCCGCCAGCTTTCTATGGATGGGCTTCGGTCCGGCATTTGGCGGCACTGGTATTGTACTGGCCGTTGTCGTGTTCTCTGTGGGGGAAATGCTGACCTCTCCAAAAAGCCAGGAATACGTCGCTGAGTGTATGCCTTCAACTCAGGCGGCGCTCTTTATGGGGTATTACTTTCTCTCCATGGCACTGGGCTTCCTTGTGGCAGGCCTGCTTTCCGGGTGGGGCTACGGGTATCTGGCCAAAGAACTGGGAAAACCTGAGTGGATGTGGGGCGGCTTCGCCGCCCTATCCGTCTGCTGTGCCGGAGCCCTGCTCTGGTACCGGGTACGTATTTTAAGTCAAACCCTGAAAGCCGCCGACAACCATCAATTCCGACAGGACCTGTGTAAATAG